The genomic segment ctctctgtttaaaaaaaagaggactaAATAAGGTTGGAAAAAAGCACATTCTATATGGTACATTTGGCAGAACTATCACAGCTTCAGTTTTTCAGTTCAGTCTAAGGACAAACTAATGAATTAAGCTTATGGCATAATTACTCCAAGAAACAGTATGTCTTCCAGCTCCACTTGAAAACATACCAACTTTCAAGCAGCAGGCAGCATTCAAACTACTGGAATAATTAGAATTAGAAGCAGGCAAATGCTGTCTTGATTACATCCATTTTCTATATAAGCTTAATGCAGGTTAAATTGGAGCTGTTGCGGGTTTTAGGAGCGAGTCTCTACAAAATGGTTAGTTTTAAAAAGTCACTTGGAAACCCTCCTGTGCTTAACTTACGGCACCACAGCAGTGCGCTATGTTCACTTAAGTTTTATTTCACACAGGATAGATGAACTCCATTTTCACATGTCAGTTTAAGGGCAATgaacacacacagccctgcaatTCACATATGtatccttttttcttccaggtTACACGACAAGTGAACAGCTTAAGGTCAATCCAAAACTAACACTTTCTGCTACATTCTTCAAATGGGGAGTTTTCAAAGTTCAGACACTACACTGctcaaatgagaaaaatcagTCAATCTTGTCTTCCATTGGATTGGAAATCTGTCTGTTAAGCATTTTGAAATACTTCCTACACTATTTCAAAAACACTAAATTGTTGATacattaaaagcatttttaaaagtccTTCCTACTTCTTATGACAAAGGGGGTGGATTTCACATACTTTAACTAAGGAGTTTTTTTGGGGAAACGTAACGTTTTAGCTAAAGAAAATAGGTTTACTTCAACACAAAGAGGATTAAAAGGTACCTTACTGTACACATCCCAGATATTTTCAGGTCCAGTGTTCTCCTGAGGTGaagttaaataaaacaaattcaaGATGGAGAACATCCAAGCCCTCTGATGTGTGCTCTGAATAAAGCTACTGAATACCTTCTTGCAGGATTCCTGAGCTCGGGAAGGCACGTCACGGACAGCGTAGCAGCTTGCATGGAAATATTTCCAAGGGTAAGGAAGTGTGGAGAAATACTGTCTTTACTGGAACACGAACTGTACATAAGCTAAGTGGATGCACAGCAGTCGACCTGCTCTGTCACATCACCTTTTTGATTAAGGTGAGACGTGTCATGAAGTAACATACCTCGCTCCTTCAAGGAAGGCTTCTTCCATGGAGGTTATACGAAAGATAAACGATTTTACACAGTCAGCGCTTTTGTCACTAGCcctcctccctttttctttttgtttaaaaaaaaaatattaatgcaaTCCCCAGGGCCGCTTCCCCCACCAACACGTGAAATTTGCTTCGCTAAGCGCCATCCTACGATGCTCCTCTGAGGGGAGCGGCGTCCCTCCACCCCGGGGAACACGTGGACATGCCCCAAGTACCGTGAGGAGGTTCCGCGGCCGAACCCCGTGGAGCTCCGATCCCTTCCACGGGACTGTTACCCCATTAGCTTTCCCCGCTCCCCCTCCGAGACGCCGCGCCTCCGCTCCCCGGCCTGCCGGGCCACGCCGACCCCCGCCACATGGCGCCGGGAGGGCGGGGTGAAGCCGAGCGGGCCGCGGCCACGCGTCGGGGCTGCTCGGGGCGCCGCCGACCCCATCCCCGCCGGCCCTTTCCCACAGCGTATCCCCCCGCCTCCTCTCACCCCCTGCCCGTACCTTGCTGGGGGGCGGGCGTCCCCCCGGCGGGGCCCAGGCCAGGCACGTACAGGCAGCGCTGAGATGGGCGGAGGGCACGTATTCGTGCTGCAAGCGGCTGTTAGCCGTCTCCCACACTCGCAGCCGCCCATCTGAACCGGAGATGGCGAAGAAACGCCGGTCGCGGGGGGAGAAAGCGCAAagggcccgcgccgccgccgcctccccgccgCACGCTGCCGCCGCCATGGCGCTCCTCGCCCGGCCCCTCCGCGCCGGCGCACGCACCGCCCGCGTGCTCCCCGCGCGCGCCTGCGTCGCCCTCTGCCGTCATCGGCCCGCGCGGCGCAGGCGCGCGGCGGCGGCGTCCTCCGCCCGTTCCCGCTGGGGCTGCCATGAGGGCCTGGCGCGCCCTGCGGCGGGCAGCCTCCTCCGACCTCTCCTCCGGCCATGGGCCGGCCCCCGGCGGGAGGCCGCGGAGGCGAGCGTGGGAGGCGTCGCTGTCGCCTCTGGAGCGGGTGAGGCGCCTGCTGCCGCCGGAGGAAGCGGAGGCGGTGGGCCGGTGCGCGGCGGCCTCTCGGTCACCCtctgagagggagaaggagatggggatggagatggaggCGGAGGAGGTGGCGGCCGACCTTCAGGCGCCTCTCGAAGCGACGGGAGCGCGCCCCGGGCCGTTCCGCGCCGGGGAGCTGGCGCTGGCGGAGATGCGGCGGAAGCACAACGCGACGCTGAAGCAGATGTGCTGGCTGGCGGCGGGGTCGGCGCTGACCACCCCCGGCGGCGTGCTGCCCCACCGCGACATCATCGGGCAGCTGCCCGGGCAGGTGCTGCGCGCCTCGGCCGGGGCGCGGTTGCTGCTGAGGCGGCCCTCGCTGGAGGAGTACGTGCTGCTGATGCCGCGGGGGCCCACCATCGCGTACCCCAAGGTACTGGCATTTCAGCGGGCTGGCCGCTCACGGGACGAATCTCACCCTCAGCTTCCAAAAATAACAACGTGCCGTGTTTATCTCACCTGCAGGATATAAATGCTATTTTAATGATGACGGATGTCCACCCGGGAGACACCGTTTTGGAAACTGGAAGTGGGTCTGGCGCTATGAGCTTGTTTCTGTCAAGGGCAGGTGAGAACCTGGTTTTAGAAAACCTAGAAGCAGTGCAGTTCCCATATCACATGTTGCCTTTCTTTTAACAAATACTTACACTCAGTTCTTAAAAGTTTTGCTGCAGTTCACGTGTTTGTATATGGTTCGTTGACTTAAAGGAGGAATACATCTGTGCCAGAGCTAGCACAGGGACTGCAGACCATTCTGACTATTTCAAGGGCACTAGTACAAAGGGTTACTTATGAAAGACCCTGTAGAAAGCTGAGTTTCAGCCATTGTTATTGTTGGTTTTGGATTAACCATACTAGACTTTCTCTGGTCTCATGCCTTTCTCAGTTGACTTTTCCTTATCTTGATGAACGATGTGAATAATCAGGTTGCTGAGTACCAGTGAAAGTGCTTATTTGTACACAggctctttattttttcatgttgcAGCTAGCCTGATTTGATGTAGGCCTCAGTGCTCTTACAGGTAGAGAGCCTTTGCACTCAGCAATGTGCATGAGGGTAAGACCTCACCCCTAAACTTCATCTCATCCGTAGGCATCCTGTTAGTGGAATGCATTTCAGAGTAATTTGATTTATGAGTTTCTGGTAGAACAACTTActtaaggaaataaaacaaaacctccACCATTATTTGCCCTGATTGTTTTTGCAcacacatgaaaaaataaagcatcatttgaatttgtttttcaaattcttttcttAAGTACTTCTGCTATTGCAGAATACTGTCCTCTGCAATATTAAAGCACTTTTGAGGGTAGAGACTGGAACCTCGTCGTGGAATCACCTTTAactgaagcagcagaaaagcacAAGTTGTGTATCATGAAGGCTTATGTTCCAAGTCAGTGTTGGTGGGCACCCCACCATCAGAGTAAGTGAGTACTTGTGGGTACCAGCAGTGGTCACTGAACCTGGACTGGAAAATGTGATGCATGCAAACTTGATGTACTATAAAAGTCAGTGTCAAAAAGTAGGAAGTTTCTTGAATGGGCAGAAGGAGTAAGACTGACCCCCAGTGTGAACAATTTTAGTCTTCCAGTATTTCTAAACTGATAATTTTGAGTTAATAAGGAGCTGATCCTGATATTCTGCATCCAGTTAAGGTGATCCAAAGCGACACTGCTAAAACCTTCCCTCCTATGTTGGCTCTGGCTTCTGATCCAGAGTAAGCTAGAGCCCAGAGAGACTGTCAGGAAACCCATTCCTTCATGTATTCAGTTTTTCTGAATGGATTTGCTGAACAAATAGGTGAGGGGCACAGCCTTGGGACTCTGACTTAAAACAGCTTAAAAAGGCACAGAACCTCACTGGCTGCTGATGGCTGAAAGCTGCCTTTGCCCAGTGAAAAGGCATGAGGAGAAAGAGATGCTAATGCTGCGACAGGAAAACTAGAGCAATACAAAGATAGAGTGATATAGCAATGCACGCCATACTGTCTGCATCCAGGCAACACTTCTGTGGTGATGAACATTGTGTATTGCCTCTAAATTTTAGTATAGTAAACTTAAAAATTTATTGCAGTTACAGAAAAATAGTGCAAGCCTATGTAAGTCAGAGCGCACCTGAAAACTTGTCTACGAGACTGAGATCAGTTAGTAGCCTTGGGAGTTTTCTTAGCCTTACCCCTGCTCTTTTGTTTGTCTTCAGTGGGGCCCAGAGGACGTGTTATAAGCTATGAAGTCAGGGAGGATCATCATAATTTAGCTAAGAAGAATTACAAGAACTGGCGTGCTGCGTGGGAAATCGGACATACAGAAGAGTGGCCAGATAACGTGGATTTTATTCTTAAAGAcatttcagcagctgctgtggataTGAAATCTGTAACACTTGATGCAGTAAGTCCAAAAAAATCTCACCATTTGACATATATCTTTTCTGCATAAAGTAAAACTTCTAGCACTCAACACCTGCAGTGGGATTCCCCTATCtgatttaaaatgagaaaaaacaatcAGATCATCAGTGGAAGAAAGGTTgtgattttcccttttttttgacAGATTACAAGTGTTTGTAGGGTTTCAGCTACAGGGTCCCAAATGAAAGAGCAACATGGCTGTAgtagagaaataatacaaattaATCACTGCTGTCTTGTGAGCAAAGACAAACTTTCTTGTATTTTGGAGAATTCTGTATCTTACGGCATATATTTCAAAcattacatttaagaaaaaaatgcacaagcttattaaaaatacaaagatgTGAACACTTTGCTATCAGCTATATAGAATGCACAATGTAAGTAGGGCCAGTAAGAAGTGCTCTCGCTTGCTCTCCTGTCCTACTTTTCATATCGAGATATTGTGAAGGAAGTTGTGCTTGGCAACACAGTCACACATTAACCACTCTTCATGTAAAGCAGACAAATGACTTGCGGTAACGCTTTAAACAAACAACTGTGTTGAACTGTTTGGACAAAGAGATAAAATACATAGcataaaaataccattttttaaaactttaacaTAATCTGCAGATAGGAAGGTTCACAGTTTGAATACTTTTCTAGCCAAAGATGACTAAATTGCCAAAACCAATTTTCTAAATCTTGAAACATACTTAAAGTTGGACATTGAGGGTGTAGTGTGATCTTTTAATGAAAACCATGCACTTTAACATGCGGGgtttttacatttgaaaattagATATCCAAAGGTGCTACCAGTTTAGACTTCCAAAAGCTTTTGTTAATGTTAATGTCAATGTTATGACATTTAATTAGGAGAAGGTTTAACATTAGCACAGGGCTTTTGTGTTGGTGAAACCCTacttgctggttttgtttcGTGTGCGGACCTCAGGTTTCTCTAAGGCTTTGAGAGGTAGGAACAACACTGGTTTGTGATCATGTACTGCTGTTGTATGCATTCATTTTCCATATATAAACATTGCATTTCCAAGCATCATTGCTATGGAAAAAAACTGATAGATAAATAGTAATATTTACTGGAAAAACATGTATGTCTTGCAGGTCATACTGGATATGCTTGACCCTCAGTCTGCTCTGCCTGTTGTACGTCAAAGTCTGAAACAGGGTGGTGTGTGTGCTGTGTATTTAGCAAAGTAGGTATTTACATCTGGCACTTACATTTATTCAGGCCTCACCTAACATTGTTACACAATCAAACATCTTTTCATTAATGCTGGatataaattttaaatgttaaacacaacatttttttcaccCCCATGTGATGTGCTTTGTAGGGATTTGCGAGCAGTATAAATTACTCTTGGCCAAATCCTTTGGCCTTTGGAAACGCTCTCATTATGGTCAGTAGAAGTTTGCACTTAAAGACATCCTCAAAATATCTGTActattttccatttcaatagGCAGTTTGCTAGCTCCTTTACCCTAGAACTGAAGGACTCAAAGGTAAAGAAAGTGAGGAAGGCAGTAGAATTGATACTAACAGCATGCGATTTGAGTTTCCAAAATACTACTTTATCCTCTGCATTTCTTCAAAAGCATCACACAGGTTGTTGACCTTTTAGACAGAATAAGGACCTGCAAGCTCCCTTTTGTGTGTGAAAGGATCCTCGAGGTGACCCATCGAAAATGGATGGTGCTCCCTGCTAAACCTAAGAATTGCAAAACAAGCGAAATGGTGGAAAATCAAGAAAACATTGAAGAACCACCTCAAAAGCAATATGAAGAAATCCACATTCAGGATCAAGTAgttcttaaagaaaatgaatacaaTGGTAAGAACATTATTGCTGATGAGATGTCCTGTTACTGCAATTTGATAATCCAAGGATACAATGAAGGCAAAGCTTGTAGGAAGAGGTCAGCTGAGATTGTTGTGAAGAATAGACACCCTAGATCTAGTCAGGTTTGAAACATTAAATGTTAATGGTTATTTAACTTTAAATATCTCATTAAAGATCCAGgctaaatagaaaataatttgcaaTCTGCAAATAATGCATCACTGCTTGTCTACTActgtttttctaatttttattttttaataaaattcagCCCTCTATACTTGTTCTGTAGCCGCTTTCAAGGACCCTGATGGACTTAAGGTTTCTACAGAAGAAATGTTATCACTGTGCTCTGTTCTGgcgtatttttttttctgaagaagcgAAAGAAGATGTCTCATACTAGCATAGACTTCCAAAATCTATAATAGAGCAAAGAGGTTGGAATGTACTGATAGGTTACAACAAAGTACTTTAACATAAGCAAAAGGAAAGTTAAAATATGTCAGGAAAAAGTAATCCAGGTGCATTGGCAGCTTTAGTTTGCAGGTGTGTTTCTAACTCTttggaaataattaaaaacattttcttgtcacagaatcactttCTGACAGTGCTGAACCGTACTGGTCGGTGCCTTATGTTGCCAGACCGGCTTGTTGGCAGGAGGCTCATTCAGGTGAGACACTTggaaaattctgattttttttaactgaaatgttTAGTGGtggtttattttcaaaaatagtatttttctgTACTAGTCTTTGACATATTGTGTCATGAAATCATAAAACTTGTAGTAATAAATTAGTCATTGTATGTTGAAATACTGAAGTAAtaacctgttttgttttcaattagCATTCCTTACACAGCTGAGGAAGTTTCAACCACTGTTCTCTGGACACTAACAAGATTGTCCTTGCTAATTTAAGTACTGTATCCTAATAAAAAGTTACAAGGGAGCTGCTACATTTTGCAAGTTGTGTAACTTTTAAGTAGTGACTGCTTTGAGTTTTACTGCATTCAAAGTTTGAAAGCCCACCTACtatttgaagggaaatgttttaaCAATTGTCAAGTATGGTGGTGTGATGCAAGGTGACAGGTTGTTCTGCAAAGCACTGTGTCTGTTTCTGTCTCATCAGATGTGTTTCATTCTTCATTGCTTGTAAACCATTCCATGGATTTGTCTTGCTTCAAGGTGCTTCGTGGTCTGCTTTTGCTGGATAGACTCTGGCAGCCTGCCAGAAAGGAGGATAAAAAAACTTAGGAAGAAGCTGATAGATCAAAGCCTGCACTTTAAAATGCAAGGCTTCTGGCTTCACTGGCTACCAACTGGTGGCTATCATTTTCTTTAGAATGATGTTCTTAAAGCACAGCTGTAAGAGAAACTGAAATTCAGTTTGTTCTCTTGATAAACTGTTTATTTCAAGAAAAGTTGTTGACATGTGCATAGCTTTGGTTCACTTCCAGCACCCCTGATGAAAGTTGCCAGCATATAAACCATTCTCCAATGGtcaaaataaacactttttttttttctgacttttgtcagacaggaaaagcaagatctgtgaggtggaaaaagatttaaaattaaGTCTTTTAAGAATCTCGCCTAAGTCTCCACATAAGTACATGGTGATGGTTTAACACATTAAATTTATTAAATGGTGTGTTGTAGACAGCTGACTTTTTCTCTATCTCAAGGAAGACCCAACTGCCAATGCTTTCAAAGTTGAGAGATCTCTTGAGAATCACAGCTACACCTGAAGCTGTCAAAAGCAGCAACAATCCTACTATAACAGCTAAAACTTGTATATCAGTGAGAACATATGCAAATAAAATCTAAAGCTATAAACATCTGTAACTCCGGATTAAATTAGTACTAAAAACTCTGCAGTGGTTAAGCCCATGAAAGTATCTGCAGAGCTGAGGCCTTATACTGCTCCTCCAGGACATTTACATCCCAAGTGTGTTCCAGTCTCAAATGAAACAAGGGTTTGCCCCTTGTTTGCTGTGTGTAAGGGAGGCTTCTCAGGCTCAGGATGCTGTTTTTTAATAGTTTCATATGCAAAGATTCAAGTACATAAAGTAATTTTCACAGTAAATTCACAATTGTATTGTTTTCTACTCACATCGCAGTCTCTAAATGAAACCTTGTCTAAACACTGGCAGCAATTGAGATACACTTAAAGAAAGGTGTGAATTGGGATTTAACATATGTCCAAGCTGATGACAGCAACTGAGGAACCTGCCCTTTCTAAAACTAGTGCTCTCAACAAGAGCAATTCACGATGCCCTCTTCTAACTCGAGTGAGATGGACCAgtatttctactttttcttctaaGCAGTTCTAAGTGTTCCAAATAGGATTCTCAATTTAGTTATAAAGTAAGAATAGTAATAAATGCTTAAATAGATTGGCATACAACCCAAAGTCTACTGTAGTAAATGAAAGTAGTTTGATGAGAATATAAAGTAGTTAGTACTTCCAGGACATTAAGATACAAGATGTGGAAATGAAGCCTGGGCAGTAAAAACAGAGTTCTGCCAAAGTTGCTGCACAGGTAATAGCAATGTCTGCTAACACAGATTTGAGTCTCATCATGCCAGGAAGGGCATGGGAGTCTTTACAGTATTCTGAAGGGCAAATACAGCCTTATCTGCCTAAACTACTTGGAAATTATTTGCAATATCAAACCATACCTTGGGCTTTATGAAAAGGAGGGTCAACAAGCAttttttcagttggaaaggTGTCCTTCAAATTCTGGGATGAATGTAATTCTGTAGTCTCCAAACTGTCTGTAGATGAGGAAGATGATGATAATCCTAGTTGAACAAATCTTCCTTTCTTGCCACAGAGCAGACAGTCTGTGGGAGTAGCGCCAGGTCCTCGGGGCAGCTGTACTTGGTCACTGTAGTTTCTCACAGCTCCACTATGGTGCACAGAACGTTCTCGCTGCCACACGTAATGTGTTGGAGCAATAGCCATCACCTACCAGAACAGCCTTTGCATCAGACATCATcaaaataaagggaaaacatACAGCTGAAAACAAGGGGACCAATTCACATGTGGCAGAGAGTTAATACTAGGTAGCTGAAATGGGCTGCCATGTTAAAAGTGTGtcatgaggtttttttaaatgcagtgaaAAACCTTTCTCTTAAGAAGTCAGATAAAATACTAATTTTGAAGGGACTAAAATTTCACCTGAGGAGCTGAGGTTTTTATTTGAAGGTTTTACTTGTGTACAAACTTAAAATTTGTACAGTGAACATGCACAAAACCATTTCTAAAGTGAATGaagtgaaaaagtgaaaaaaaatgataatttttaaataaaaatatttgcataaagCAGAAAGATTCCAGCCAAT from the Colius striatus isolate bColStr4 chromosome 2, bColStr4.1.hap1, whole genome shotgun sequence genome contains:
- the TRMT61B gene encoding tRNA (adenine(58)-N(1))-methyltransferase, mitochondrial isoform X1, with the translated sequence MRAWRALRRAASSDLSSGHGPAPGGRPRRRAWEASLSPLERVRRLLPPEEAEAVGRCAAASRSPSEREKEMGMEMEAEEVAADLQAPLEATGARPGPFRAGELALAEMRRKHNATLKQMCWLAAGSALTTPGGVLPHRDIIGQLPGQVLRASAGARLLLRRPSLEEYVLLMPRGPTIAYPKDINAILMMTDVHPGDTVLETGSGSGAMSLFLSRAVGPRGRVISYEVREDHHNLAKKNYKNWRAAWEIGHTEEWPDNVDFILKDISAAAVDMKSVTLDAVILDMLDPQSALPVVRQSLKQGGVCAVYLANITQVVDLLDRIRTCKLPFVCERILEVTHRKWMVLPAKPKNCKTSEMVENQENIEEPPQKQYEEIHIQDQVVLKENEYNESLSDSAEPYWSVPYVARPACWQEAHSAFLTQLRKFQPLFSGH
- the TRMT61B gene encoding tRNA (adenine(58)-N(1))-methyltransferase, mitochondrial isoform X2, whose amino-acid sequence is MRAWRALRRAASSDLSSGHGPAPGGRPRRRAWEASLSPLERVRRLLPPEEAEAVGRCAAASRSPSEREKEMGMEMEAEEVAADLQAPLEATGARPGPFRAGELALAEMRRKHNATLKQMCWLAAGSALTTPGGVLPHRDIIGQLPGQVLRASAGARLLLRRPSLEEYVLLMPRGPTIAYPKDINAILMMTDVHPGDTVLETGSGSGAMSLFLSRAVGPRGRVISYEVREDHHNLAKKNYKNWRAAWEIGHTEEWPDNVDFILKDISAAAVDMKSVTLDAVILDMLDPQSALPVVRQSLKQGGVCAVYLANITQVVDLLDRIRTCKLPFVCERILEVTHRKWMVLPAKPKNCKTSEMVENQENIEEPPQKQYEEIHIQDQVVLKENEYNESLSDSAEPYWSVPYVARPACWQEAHSATVHPKEVLN
- the TRMT61B gene encoding tRNA (adenine(58)-N(1))-methyltransferase, mitochondrial isoform X3 — translated: MRAWRALRRAASSDLSSGHGPAPGGRPRRRAWEASLSPLERVRRLLPPEEAEAVGRCAAASRSPSEREKEMGMEMEAEEVAADLQAPLEATGARPGPFRAGELALAEMRRKHNATLKQMCWLAAGSALTTPGGVLPHRDIIGQLPGQVLRASAGARLLLRRPSLEEYVLLMPRGPTIAYPKDINAILMMTDVHPGDTVLETGSGSGAMSLFLSRAVGPRGRVISYEVREDHHNLAKKNYKNWRAAWEIGHTEEWPDNVDFILKDISAAAVDMKSVTLDAVILDMLDPQSALPVVRQSLKQGGVCAVYLANITQVVDLLDRIRTCKLPFVCERILEVTHRKWMVLPAKPKNCKTSEMVENQENIEEPPQKQYEEIHIQDQVVLKENEYNESLSDSAEPYWSVPYVARPACWQEAHSGLCSLR